The Polynucleobacter sp. TSB-Sco08W16 genome includes a region encoding these proteins:
- the gshB gene encoding glutathione synthase, whose protein sequence is MDLLFIADPLESFKIKKDSTLAMMRVAQEAGHRLWFCQSCNILWKDNLVVADCQSLRITLDSSPWFELGEIESKALHSFSAVQMRTDPPFDIEYLNTTWMLSAAKRQGAKVFNDPAAVRDHSEKLSITEFSGLIPPTLVTRELSAVEEFHRKHNDIVIKPLDGMGGMGVFRVGPDGLNLASIVETLGENGARTLMVQRFLPEIADGDKRVLLIGGEVVPFALARIPQGKEIRGNLAAGGKGVAMPLSDAEKSIAEKLAPILFQRGLFLVGLDLIGGYLTEINVTSPTCFVEITDQSQFDVPQFWLKALERVLS, encoded by the coding sequence ATGGATCTTTTATTCATTGCCGACCCTCTTGAATCTTTCAAGATAAAAAAAGACTCCACTTTGGCGATGATGCGAGTTGCGCAAGAAGCGGGACATCGTCTGTGGTTTTGTCAGAGCTGCAATATTTTGTGGAAAGACAATCTTGTTGTTGCTGATTGCCAGTCTTTGCGAATTACCTTAGATTCTTCACCCTGGTTTGAGTTGGGTGAAATTGAATCAAAAGCACTTCATTCTTTTTCTGCAGTACAGATGCGAACAGATCCACCGTTTGATATTGAATATCTCAATACAACCTGGATGCTGTCTGCTGCAAAGAGGCAGGGTGCCAAAGTATTTAATGATCCTGCAGCAGTCCGTGATCATTCAGAAAAACTGTCCATCACCGAATTTTCAGGTTTGATTCCACCTACGCTTGTGACTCGTGAGTTGAGTGCAGTTGAGGAATTTCATCGCAAGCATAACGATATCGTGATTAAGCCCCTAGATGGCATGGGTGGCATGGGTGTATTTCGAGTTGGTCCTGATGGCCTGAACCTTGCTAGTATTGTAGAAACCTTGGGTGAGAATGGTGCCCGAACTTTGATGGTTCAACGTTTTCTGCCTGAGATCGCTGATGGTGATAAGCGCGTTCTGTTGATAGGTGGTGAGGTTGTGCCATTTGCCTTGGCGCGTATTCCTCAGGGCAAAGAAATTCGCGGTAATTTGGCTGCGGGCGGTAAAGGTGTTGCAATGCCTTTAAGTGATGCTGAAAAGAGCATTGCTGAAAAGCTCGCGCCTATCCTTTTTCAGCGTGGTTTATTTTTAGTTGGCCTAGACTTGATAGGCGGTTATCTGACAGAAATTAATGTCACTAGCCCAACTTGTTTTGTTGAAATCACCGACCAAAGTCAATTTGACGTTCCACAGTTTTGGTTAAAAGCGCTTGAAAGGGTATTGTCCTGA